The sequence AACAACAAAGATACGGTATTGAAGTCGATAATTAAACTGAATCTAATTAAGCTTAGCGATATGAAGGGAAATGGATTATTTAGTATCCAATGAACCAAATACGCGTTTTAAGATATCTGAAACACGTGCTATTGGATTTTTACGTATGGCTTTCTCTTCTGCCTCAATCTTCATAAAAAGTCCGTCCATTGCTTTGTTGGTCACATATTTAGTTAAATCTGTTTCCACTTTTTGACTGAAAGGAATTTTGTTATAAGCAGATGTTAAGTCGGTCCAATAATTTGATATTTCCATTTGATCAAGTACTCCTTGCACTTGAGGGGCAAATGCCTTAAATAAAGCATCTGAAGTTTTACCCTTAAAATAGGTTGTTGCCGCATTATCGGCACCTTTTAAAATACCCATTGCATCCTGGATACTCATACTGCTCACTGATGATGCAAAAATTGGAACTGCTTTCACTACAGCAGCTTCTGCACCACGATTCAATTTTAATTCAAAATTATCAACCATATCACCTAAACCCACTTGTCGGAGTTTATCGGCTACAAATTGAGCTTCCTGAGGGAAAGGTATTTTTAGAATTGGATCTTTGAAAAAGCCATCTTCTTTGCTTAACCTATTAACTGCATTCTGTGTACCCACATTAAGAGCCTCTTTGAGTCCTTTAATGACCTCAGCATTGGTTAATGCTTTTGGTGTAGTTCCTTGTCCAGATTCCAAAACTTTTTCAACGTCTTCATAACTGATGTTTTGTAATATTTCACATCCAGAAAGTAAAAAACTTACGACCAATAGGGCTACTGATATCTTTTTCATGCTTATTTTTTTATGTAAGCAAAATTACAAAAATATTGCCTCAATTAAATAGAAGGGAGTGATTAATAATAATTTATACAAATCAATTATATGATGAAAGGAATTACAGCTTTGCGATTTTCTGGATAATTGTCAAATTCCTTATTATACCATTTATGATGAGCCACTGATCGGGGCAATAAGTTAGTGACAGTCCAAATGAAGAAGGCCAGACCTGGCAAACTCCATGTCATTAAAGCAAAGCCAGCCCATTCAATAATTTCTCCTAAATGATTGGGGCAGGAAACATAATTGAATAATTTTCCAAAGGGAATGGAATAAGCATTAGTGTTCTTTTTTCTTAATGAGATCAATATGGAATCTGATTGCATATTGATAATCATACCTGTCACAAAAATGAGTGTGCCTACTATAAATTGTGGGCTCCATAGCCATTCAAGATTATAATGACTTAAATTTCCTAAATAATGGCCATTCAAAAAACCATTCATGAAATTAAAACAAATAGCCATAAACATGATGGAAAGAGGCATCTTTTTCCCTTTACTTCGAATTCGAGAAGGAAAAATATACGAGCGATTTACATAATGAAATACCCATGCAGTAAAAAAAATCCAGGGTAATAGTCCGTGCTGAAAGCCATTCCAAAGAAAGAAAATTGAGAAAACAAGCAGAGATGTAGTTTCCATCACTATCCATCCAAATCTATTATTTGTTAATTTTCCCCAACTATTTTTGATATGTCGACCATAAGGAGCTGTTATTCGGAGAAGAACAGGAAATATTAGTAAGGCTATGCCAATCCAAATCCAATTTACTAGAATAAAGCTATCATAATTCAGCATATTGGGGGTTTTTATCAAACCAATCATACGCATCTTTCAATGTTTCAGATAAGGGTCTGGGATTAAAGTTTAATTCTCTGGAAGCTTTTTCATGCGAAACATGGCGATTTGCATATTTTAATGTATCCAACGACATGCGAGTATACAAAGGCGGTTTATTGTTTAATTTACTCCATACATTCAAAAAAGGCAATGCCATTAAAGCAATAGTGTAAGGGCAATTAATGATAG is a genomic window of Bacteroidota bacterium containing:
- a CDS encoding DUF4197 domain-containing protein codes for the protein MKKISVALLVVSFLLSGCEILQNISYEDVEKVLESGQGTTPKALTNAEVIKGLKEALNVGTQNAVNRLSKEDGFFKDPILKIPFPQEAQFVADKLRQVGLGDMVDNFELKLNRGAEAAVVKAVPIFASSVSSMSIQDAMGILKGADNAATTYFKGKTSDALFKAFAPQVQGVLDQMEISNYWTDLTSAYNKIPFSQKVETDLTKYVTNKAMDGLFMKIEAEEKAIRKNPIARVSDILKRVFGSLDTK
- a CDS encoding DUF1295 domain-containing protein, translated to MLNYDSFILVNWIWIGIALLIFPVLLRITAPYGRHIKNSWGKLTNNRFGWIVMETTSLLVFSIFFLWNGFQHGLLPWIFFTAWVFHYVNRSYIFPSRIRSKGKKMPLSIMFMAICFNFMNGFLNGHYLGNLSHYNLEWLWSPQFIVGTLIFVTGMIINMQSDSILISLRKKNTNAYSIPFGKLFNYVSCPNHLGEIIEWAGFALMTWSLPGLAFFIWTVTNLLPRSVAHHKWYNKEFDNYPENRKAVIPFII